The Fusarium falciforme chromosome 12, complete sequence DNA window ACAGCCTCTAGACGAGCAACCCTTCAAATCAATGACCAACGACCGAGTATCATGTATCCAGGTCAACGATAGTAACGTAATGGTTACGAAGAACCTCTCGGACTTTTTGCATGAGGTGCAAAGGGACAAGAAGCTGAAGGAGGAACTGTTTTGGATTGACGCAATATGTATCAATCAAGAGGGCCCCCAGGAGCGGAGCCACCAAGTCAGTACCATGATGGGCAAAATCTACCGGTCAGCGAAGTGCGTCATTGCCTGGCTCGGGGACGCAGACTCGCATACGCAACGAGCGTTCGACCACTTGGATCATCTGGCCAAGTCCCCGACCCTTCCACCATCCGGGACCCAATCAGCGTCTACCAACTACAGTGCCTCGAtcaatgatgatgaggatgggtcCTGTTGGGAATCGGCTGTCAAACTGTTTGATCGGACATACTGGAACAGGTCCTGGATAATCCAGGAGCTCGTCTTACCAGAGAACGTCACTGTCCGCTGTGGAGGGCATGAAAAGGATTGGAGCGTGCTTTGACAGGCATCCCACAACATTTCCACCAGCGACTGGAGAGGGCGTTTCAATAACCTCTCTGCAGACATGATATCACGTAACACGGCTCGTAACTACGGTATCCCAACCGTTCTAAAGGCAAAGAGAGAATCCATTGCAACAGAACATTGGACAGATGTTCTCTTGCACACGCTTATCCGATCCCGTGATTTCGAGGCAACAAACGAGGAGGATAAAGTATACGCTCTGTTTAAGCTCATCGAAGACTCAGTCAATGTTAGAAAGATGCCTCTGTTGCGCCCAAAATACAGAGAGGATTGCAGCCCAGCAAAGACGTATCTCAAGGTTGCCGTTCAGCTTCTCCGCGATTGCGAGGAACTTCTCATACTCTCCTGCGTTGAGGGCAGATCCTTCCAAAGGGTAAAGATTGGTGACCGTCCTCTCCCGTCCTGGGTGCCCGACTGGAGTGTCCGCAAACCCCTCGGTCTTCGAATTACTGGGTACAAGAGATATTGTGCAGACGCGTGCTTCACCCTGGCAGACGCGGATCTCTCCCGAGAAACCAAGTTACGCATCTGGCCCGCGGTTGTCAGCGAAGACGACCTGACCGTTATCATTCGTGgcctcaaagtcgatgagATTTCATTTCGGGGAGAGTCAAAGCAAGATATCCAAAAGGGGAGCCCATTTCCACAGCTGTTGAACATGCTGATGTCCCTCCCAACCCAGTACCCAACCACAGGAGAAGACCGATTGGAGGCACTTTGGCGAactctcatcaccaacactaCCAATGACCGTCGGTTTCCTATAGAAAATTCGTCTCCTCTCGACGCGGGTTTCGCAAAATGGTTTGCAGAGAGAGTCAACTCGGTGGTGATGTCTGAGGGGGAAGATCGCCGCCAATGGAACGAACTGAAGCATAAATTCGATCAATTCTGTAAGGATAGGAAAGCATGGATGTCCACTGTGGATGATACTCCTGAGCTTCCGAGTTCCGCGGCGGCTGAATATGCTTCACTCTTTGCCCATGGGATGCACCTGCGACCCTTTTTAACAGAGAAGGGTTCCCTGGGGCTAGGATCACAGGACCTACAAGAGGGAGATACAATTTGGGTAGTACCGAGATCTCGTGTGCCCTTGATATTCAGGCGGGTAAAGGATGCTGGCTCAGTGTCCGACTATCACTGCGAGTTGGTTGGAGGCGCATATCTTCATGGATTTATGGACGGTCGAGCTCTtttgacagcagcagcaaaagGAGGCGTGCGGCTGAGTGACCGactaaaaactattataattcaCTAAGGTAAGTAAGTTTGACGGCAAAGACTGGTGCTCCTGACGGAAATGTGGCTACGATTGCTCAACATAATAAGAGGAATAAGTCGGAAAAAGCAGGAGAGATGACTTCGCTTAATGCCCTGTGACGGGGGTTGAATAATAGACACAGTCAACACCCCAAGAGTTCCACTACTGGCAACATGACGTAGGTTTGCAAGGTGATGGATGAGCCGTGCTGTggaaagaaaaataagggaACGGATAGATGAACAAAATATAACCCATCATGAGCACATGAGACAAGAGTGGAGGAACCATGCCCTCAAAGCCCCTTCTTGATAGTCAAGAAAGCACAAGCCCCAACACTTCAAACAGTGGTCTCCCTAGTCGCAAACCCAGACTTCCCATTCAGGGCGGACCTCGAGCTGTTGTTTTCCTGTTCACCACTATCTCGAAGCTCAAACTCGTATACTCGACCCCCGGGGCCTTGTCCCACGTGATTTGACTTGATCATCGTCTCCTTATCTCTGTACTGATCCAAGCTCAGCTTCTTGGTTGCTCCAGCAATCGCAGAAAACGTCATCTCGCGCTGTTCATGTACTCCGTCCTTCCACATGGCATACATCCCGGATATCACGCCAACCGAGGCAATGACAAAGGAGATGGCGTACACAGCCAAGAGGACCTCCCACTGATAAGCAAACTTGTTCACAAGTTTGTGTCGGTAGCATGGATACAATGGACCACCAGGCAGCGTCCCTGAGAGCTCAGAAGTGTTGGCTGCCCAAGACACGACGAGCATCTGGGGGTTCGAGAGGAGCGAGATGAGGAGGTCTTCGTACAATCTGCGGACTTCCTGTTGGAGATCGGTAACGGCGATGTAGTCGCGTTTGTCCATAAGCCTGGAGACCATAACCTTTGACTTTGAGATATGATTCGGGAGCTCGATTGTCCCGTTAACCATGTCTCGTAGAACCTTGCCGAGTGAGTGGTAGGCCGCTATGCGAAGGTACGTCTCCATGTTGTCCTTAGTCGGGAGGACGTAGTTCTCCTCGGGAACCGCTACGACTCCGTTCAAAAGCCCGTCGGTAGGGACCTTGAGGGTCTCGTCGTATGTCGTGTTGATGACCTTGTGCATGTAGTCCCGTTGAGTAACGTTGTAATTCTGCAGACCACCAGTGTATGTGAGGTTGACCGTGTAGTTTGTCACATAGTGCTCGCAGGCCAGCACAGCAGGTGTAAAGGCCTCATCCCATCCCGGCGCGCCCTTGCGTTCAGGTTGTCTTTTGGTGATATCATCAACGGTGGTGTAGCCAAGCCAGATGATAGGCTCAGCTTTGAAAGCTCCAAGGTTGGCAGGGTAAGGGAGTTGTTGAACAGGTTTCCCAGTTTTATTCAATTCAATCTGAGCTCCATAATCTCCTTCTTGCGTCAGCGCAAAGTAAGTATGGCTCCCCTCTGGTGCGAGCTCGGTCATGTTGAACGGGGCCTCGACTCCTGCAAAGTCGTCAATGAAAACTCCCGACTTCGGGGTAACGGAATCGCACTTGTATCCTGGGCCGACGAAGTGGATGACAGTTGAACAGTTCCAACCTATCCCACAGATGTCTTCGGCCACGTGGTCTCCCTGCAAGGCTTGGTTTGCTGTAAAGACCTTGTCGGCAATGGCACTGAATTGCGCACTGGGTGAACTATAGTAGTCGACgttgtcatcatcctcgtacCGTGCCCCCGTTCTCTCCCAAAAAGATAGAGAAATGCCAATCAAGCCATCGCTCTCAGCCCTTCTAGGTTCGTCCCACTTGTTGGTTGATTCTTGCGAAAAGTTCAGGGTACGGACTGAAGGACACCTGGCGTCCCTATCTACTGTGAGGCCGGGAGAAACGCTGAGTGTGGCGGATGAAAAGATGACGACAAGGGGACTAATCCAGATGTAGAGGCTCAGAATCATGACTAGCCATGTCTTCGTCCATGCCTCTCTACTGAACAGCTCCATAATGTCATGGGAAGAGCCAAAGAGGGAGTCAATGGCATGGACAGAGTAGTCCTTCTTCCCAACAGCCCTCCAGGCTGTCTGCTGTTGTGCCATAAGCACAGAGAGAACGAAGCCAGCCTTGGATACGAACGAGATGAATTGGCCCAAACGGAGCCACCACTCTTGGTCTTTGGCATCTCGACCCTTGAGATGCCAGTAGAGGAAATGATGGCTCAGGGCACTGCCAAtcccgaggaggaggaagagtacCATGGACCATTTACTTTTCATGACCTTCTGGAATAAGGTGTCCTCCTTTGGAGGGGCACGCGGCTTTTCACGACTGGAGTCATACAGACCCAGGCCAGTGTTTGTATTCTCGGCTCGGTTGGAATCCAGAAGGCCCATTAAGCTGGCACGCTTGCGATCGAACACGGGAGAGGTCCCAAGATTGGGGCTTGCGGGGTCTAGCCATGGTGAGTTGCCACCTGAGCCTAGCACTGTCGACTGAGGTGACTGAGCGGGTAGTGATGGACTTTCTCCGTTGGTGGGAGAACCCAGAGGGGCAGCTGAAATCTCGTGGCTCATGCTGAATTGGGGAATATCTGGTCTGGACTTGAGTGGCTGGCTGAAGGGATGCTTGAGTAGGACACAGCTGCTGTGTTATCGGGCGGTTTCAGGGTGCTATTTAACACCAAAATCCCAGAACGTTTCTCGGGCATGCGGCCCCCTAAGCTCTTCCCAACCAGACTTTCCAACATGTTTCTCGACTTCTGCAACTCGAAATCAGGCTCTGTGTTGTGCCGCATCCATCTCAAGCCCCGGTTTGTCTATCGAGGCGCGATTTGCTTGTGAAAAAAGCCTCTTCACCGGGAGCTGAGCAACCATTGCAAATGGTGGACACCATCCAACGCCGCATCACAGTTGGATCTAGGGCGACTACTGAACTTCTGCAACTGTTCCTCTTCCAAGCACAGCCGACAGGGCGCCATGTTATCCCTTGCGGGAGACAACAGGGCTATGCTTGTAGTGACAGTGTCCCGCAGATTCGAGGCCCTAGACTCATGCAAGACGAGAAAACATTGTGTTCCACAACTCGCCCGTGGCACACGATAGCCAATTGTATCTCTATGAGATAGACAGTGAATACGGGCGGCATGTTTCGGTGGCTGGAACGGTTGGTTGCCATTTGCTAAATTTGTTGATCAGTCGCAGAGCCTGATCTGTACAGCCGCTTTTCCCCTCCACAAAATGAAGGATCCAGAGCCTGCTTTAAAAGTGCAAGTAAGTGACTGAAGCCTGAGCTGAAAAGAACTGCCGACAGGCTGGGCATTTCGGCAGGCAAGACAACAAGCCCTCAGCTGAGCAGCCAGAGGGAGCCAAGAAGCCTGGCATGTGCCTCTCTCGCCTGGCTAGAAGACAAAGATTTTGCAAGTTATCGTTCTTCGAATCAGACGAGAAAGCAAATGCACTATCCATAGAACATGGCCAAAATGGAACTCGTTCCGGCCAATGCTAACTGTGGGGTTTCAGTTTAACAGGGCTCTCCTCTAACCCCGTCAGAACTATGTTGGATCCGCGACGGTAGAGCCGGGCCAAGTAGTCCGACTCTTACGCAGCCTTGTTTATGATTTGATGTTTCACTGCATCTGTCGGCCCTCGTGAGGGTACCGATCCTCTTCGAGTTGCTGCATTGCAGGTTGCTTGCATATGATATTCCACCAACACATGTCAACACGAGCCATTATCAAAACTTTCCAGTCACTTCCATGTCTATCATATTTTTACAAATGGCCCCCCACCCTCAAGAGCTCGAATGCCTCCTTGGCGGACAATGTGGTAACACATGGCTATGGTTGAGCTATCAGCTGGTCGTCGTCACATATGCTTGGCACTTGAATCAACCCCGCCAAGCCGTAAATCATTCCATGTCTTGTTCAAAGCCTGTTTTGTTTGCCGGCCAAGACCAGGTGGCTGTGAGCGGCTTGGGAGGGCCGGCAGGCCGGCCAGCGTGACCAAAGCAGCAACATGCAGACGCAGGTCTCAGTCGCTCGGACGGACTTCTGTGCGAACACATCTCCCACCTACAGATTTCGCTCACCGATGCCTCGGCTGAAGAATGAGGCTCTGCACCATCTTTGGGCTCCAGCCCACAGAGTCAGAAAGGAGCCCCTTCCTGAACGATACGTCCTGTTATTGTTATACAGGGCATAATACATGAATAATACATGATTCACTACATTTCATGTGGACAAATTTTTTCGAGTCCCAAAGTCTCGACGATTTCTTAATTCTCCTGAATCTCTAACTCTCTCTCCCATTGCACAAAGGCAGGTTCCTAAAACATGTGTAGCTGGGATGCCCCCTCAGGATTAACAATCTTAAAAGTCTCCTTGGCTTCCCCAATGGGCATGAACCACTTGGACTCATCTACTTCGTACCATCgctgcccttctccttggctgaCGACCAGTTGCTCCCAAAATTCTAGAAACTTTTCCcattcatcctcctcagcaaTCTCGGGAACGATTTGCGTCATGCGGATCCATTCCTTACGAGGGTCCCATCTATCGGTGACGATAAACTTGTGTCTAGGCTCTCCGTGCTTGGCGACCTGCTCTTCCCGGCAAGGCTGGTTGGCGAAGTACGACATGGCATCGCAGAGGACATACCAGCTATGAGATTTGAAGGCCTCAAAGTCTTCATGCTCCACCTGgagctccttcttgatgctCTCGATGCCCAGAATAAGTTTTTGAAGCCCTTCCAATGTGGGCCCGTCGTCGGCAGCGTGCATCAACATCTGTGCCTTTCGGGTAAACAGATCGCCAGGCTCGCCGCGATACTTGTAACCGTGAACGTTGGATCGGTCCATGAGTTCATGGTAAGTACAAGTCATGACCCATTCAAGGTTAGTCACAGCTCGGTGATGACCTCTCGGCATGTTGGGGTTGAAGCGACGCGCGACCTTGACTTTACCATCTATCCGGCACAGGGGGGAAAGCCCGTTGCCTTGCTGCTCTAGGAACAGCCGGAGCAGGTTTGGAGGACACTGGGGTTGGAGGGCAATCTCGATGAGATTATCCGGGCGCTTCATCCTAATGTGAGCCAGCATCTTGAGTCCATACTTGCTGCCCTTGATCATGAAACGATCTTGACACATGTCAAGAATCGCCCCCTTTTGGCACGCAAGCTCGGCCATCTTGCAAAGCGTCGCCACGATTTTCCTGTTATCGGTCCACTTCATCATCTCTGCCAAGTGGTCAATCACTGGCAGCATGGATGACGAAGCGTAGTACACCGAACACTCAGGCAAGTcggaggccgaggagataTCGACCTTGGCCCCTCTGTCAAGTAGAAACTCGAAAGCCTGTAacgcagcatcagcatcgatCCCGCCGCGATAAAATCGCTCTGCAATTTTGACGAGAGGCGTCTGATACTGCCCCTTGATCTCACGGTTCACAAGAGGGAATCGGGTGTGAGTAGTTCCAAGGTTGTGTCCGGTCACTCTCAACTCATTGTTAACGGCGTTCTTCAATGTGGCGATATAACCATTAAGGATGCCTACGTGAAAGAGGGAGTCAGGCTCTTCGTACTCCTTGGCTGCCGGCGGATGATGCCTTAGATGAGTTGCTCTCGCGCGGCGAAATGCCTTGTGCAGAGGCATGTCATCGCTCGAAGACATGTCGTAGATGATGTCAACCAGACGATGACGTGAAAAAGATGTGAGGAAAGAAATTGTAGCCTCCATGTCAGCCTTTTTGTTTGACCACCGAATACTCTGTTCCAGAGTAGTCTTTGCCAGCTCAGACATGGGCAAAGCTGGATTCTCGATCATTTCAATGACTGATTGATAAGTAGACGATCCGAGAAAGGCAATTGTGTTTTCTGGGATGAGCTCGTCTAGCGCTTCCAGCAGAGCCCGGCGGAGGGCGTTCCTGCGATCAGGCAGTTGTCCCTCAGTTCCCTCATAAATGATCTTGAGCTGTACGTCCCGGGGAAAGTCCCCTAAGAAGGCGACAGCTGTTTCCATAGCAGAGTTGTCCATTGTTGCTGGGTAGTCAGTCGAGCTGGATATGGTGGTGTTAGCCTGCAATGAGATGCTGTTGGTGGGTATACAGTGAAAAGAACGATGAATTTGAATTTATATGAAAAGATACTCAGCACATAACAAATCTGTTCCTTTCCTGTTCTCTTCATGTTCCCGTCTCGTTCCATCAGTTTTGGCTCAATATATCGTAGTAGTGAACACTCATGACCCTAGAACAAAGGAGTGTTCAAAAGGAACCAGAGAACGAGAAGTCAGTATTATGGTTTGGCCACTTGActgttgttgttgaacaCACATTCGATGCATGTTCATGGATTCTAACCCTTTGTTGGACGTTCACATTGGGTGTCTGAGCAATATCTGCTCCAACCTTAACTTTCCATACTAAGCGAATGAAACAGCGAATGCCTTTTGTTACTGATACATCATAGAATCCTTCCACAGGTTCAGTTATCAAATCAACTGATACCTTTTACAGGCAAAactgaagaaggaggaaggtGGACGGTTTTCTTCTCCTGAGACGATGAAATGCAGTGGGCGCAATAGTTGCCAAGATCGCCACCAGCCACAAGCGGAATCGCCGAAAGAGGAATGCCCGCGACAGATCATGGACATGAAGATCTTGGATCTCGATTGCCAAGAACGAGACATTATTAACCTCGTATTCCTGACTCATCAGATAGTTCCCAGCAGAGATTCCGCTAGATGAATCTGGGAATGGTTTCTATTCGATACAGCTAAGCAGGGTTAGAGGTGCAAATAAGCCCCATAGTTAGCCAAGTATCTATTCCAATCGATATTTTGCCTTGATCACAAATATCGCTTCAGAGATCACTTCTCAATCGCTCCGAGGTTGATTATGCCCTAACAAAAATGAAGGCATTCCCGGCGACTCATCCCACTCTCTGATGGAGCCTTAACAGCGGAGACAGCCCCGCAGGCTTCGCCGAATCAGAGCGGGAGGCTGACAAATGAATTGACCAAAGCCGATGCGTTGCGGAAGATGACAAATGAAGAGAAACCTGCTCTGTCAAGAATCGGAGACCTTACACAACTCACCGAGAATCGAATGAGGGGATTTAAATACTCTATTCTGCCTCGATCACGCCTTGATCCTCGCTTAATTACCATCAGCAGACTACAACGAGTACGAACAACCCGACAGGCATCATCCTACACCACTCCCACAATGACCACCGGAGTCTTCAGATACATTGACCCAGCGTCAAGTGTTGGTGCCGACGGATCTCGCGTCAAGCCTTGGAGCAAGGTTGACGTCGACCAAACGTCTTTCAAGCGTACAGAAAAAAAGCGCTCCGTCATCAACATCCGCGAGGCCGCCCGCTCAACACCATTTGGAGTTGACGTCTCTGGCTTCGACGTCTTCACCTCTCCCGCCAAGGAAACTGCATTTACCGACGATGAGGCGGTTCGTAATGGATACTATGCCGAAGTCGAGGAGCTGCTGCGGAAGAAGATCCCCGGGATTAAGAAGGTTGTAATTTTCGACCATACCATTCGGAAGCGAGAAAAGGACAGCGCGCGTCAGCCTGTGCAGCAACTGCATGTCGACCAAACCCCTGGCGCAGCGGAGGCCCGAGTCAGACGTCATATTGAGGACCCTGCCGAGGCAGAGGAGCTGACCAAGGGCCGGTATCAGATCATCAACGTCTGGAGGCCGATTGGACATGCTGCGACCGATTTTCCCCTAGCTGTGGTTGATTGGAGGACTACACAGCCCGAAGATTTGATCGGTGTTGATCTGCTCTATCCCCAACGcaaagatggcgatgatgaggatgatcgTGGAAAGGAGGTGCGCCCAGACGAGTCAACATTCACCTCAACCGAAGGATACGAAGTGCGAGGAGAGACCTACGCTGTCGCACCAAGCGACAAGCACAAGTTCTATTACGCCAAGGACATGACTCCTGAAGAGGTCATGCTGATCAAGTGCTTCGACTCGAGGAGTCAAGGATTGCCTGGAGGCAAAGAGGGGTTGGCGGGGCTTACTCCTCACACTGCTTTTGTTGATCCTGCTACGCCGGCTGATGCGAAGGGTCGACAGAGCATTGAGGTGCGCTGCTTGGTGTTCTACTAGCTCAATTTCACGGGAAGGATTCGGTTGGATTAatgttgaagatggagatgagaaaCGTCACCAGTTTACGAAGATCGGGGTCAGATTAGCCAAGATAAAACGAAGTAACGATACTTGAGCAAACTTGCGTACATATCATTGCTATTTCTTTTGGGTTTCAGAGTCGAGAATTGTGGAAGCCAAACAAGTGTGTATATTGCTAATCTACCAAGCCTGAAagctcgatgatgatggctgatGACGACCATACCTACCTATTCCCATTGGCGCCCCCCATCGTGTCTACGAAGCTAACTTCTGATGCAAGCAACTATTACCATATGTAATCAAGACACCAGAGCACAGCGGGGCGGACCAAAAGACTTGCCTTACTCTTGCTTCCCCTTGTACCTGTCCAATTCCTTCCGCCCAACCTGGTTCTCCGCCTTGGGGGCCTCAACACTATCCTCAGGCTCATCCACTGGGAACGCACCCGGGTAGTTCTTGAGACCACCATTTGCGTCAAACATGTCATCTTTCTTATGACTCTCTTCCTTGAGACTCTCTTCCTGTGGCTGAGGGAAAGCTCCGAGGCAGTCTTTCGAACTACCGGCCTGACCAAAGATGTCGCTCCCTACAGTCCTAGTCTCTTTAGCAAGGGAAGGCTCAAGAAGCGGGAGAAAGCCAATGCTCCCGCATGCACCCAAGAAACGGGCGTTAGAAGGAGCTGCCTCGCTGTCAGAGGCGGGCACAAcggcatccttcttctccgaAGCGGTGTTCTTCTGGTTGGTCGACATAGTGTTGATTCTGCAGTTGATGCTAGGTAAGCTGGGTACTCAGGTCTGATTCAAGGTTGTTAAAGGTGAGTTTTGATGAGTGGGTAGGTTCTATTGGGCTTGAGGTAGCGCGATTATATATTCCAGAGCGAGGTAACAATCACTGCCTTTTCTTGTGGGCTTGGGCACGTTCATGGATATCCTGTACTGTGCTTACGAGGCGTCCATTTCTCATCCAAGAGCATTTCGCGAACAATGGCTAACATATTGAATTACATCGTTAAACAAGGAGACGGCAAAATACAGCCGATCAAGGAATGGCATTATGTTCCCCGCGCTCCATAGAGTGAAAAACCCACAGAGGATAACTCCAGCAATCAACATGAACAAACAATAAGTAAACTCAAGACCTAAAAATGTCCGATTCACCTTACAATGTGATGCTCTGGGGCTCATCGACTGTTTGTCCGACAACGATTGCGCTCATCTTCTAGGAGATCAAAGTTTGGGTTGGCTCTAGCGGGGTGTTTTCAGATGGAACGCTAGAAGAACATGGCCCAAATAACTGGGATGATAATGACGTCTAATTGTCTTTCATTTGAGAAGTTATATCTGTAGAGCACTGTGAAAGAGTGCAGTAGCCGTCACATTCTCAGAAATCTGATGCTTCAAAGCCCGAGTACCGCCCGGCGAGGAATAGGGTAGGTCGGGTTATTGCAAGTCGGAGATGATTTCGGACTTGGCATAAATCCGCGGAATTCTAGCCGGGGCGCAACGCTAACTAGAAGCGGAAATGATCTGAAGTCATTGACTTGCTGCTTACATATACCCGGTTCTCAGGGACTCAACTGATGCTCCACGTAGAACCTGTCTTCCTCGTTACTGTACTGACGTAACGGGAGGAGATCGCAATACGTCATCTTGTTGTGTACAATGGTCTTCTACGGACCTTCTAAGGGTTGTGTGTCGT harbors:
- a CDS encoding HET domain-containing protein is translated as MTTLDYSGLPLQPNEVRLVSLEASAETITQAKWKLAVASLADKSASYYAVSYRWGQPLDEQPFKSMTNDRVSCIQVNDSNVMVTKNLSDFLHEVQRDKKLKEELFWIDAICINQEGPQERSHQVSTMMGKIYRSAKCVIAWLGDADSHTQRAFDHLDHLAKSPTLPPSGTQSASTNYSASINDDEDGSCWESAVKLFDRTYWNRSWIIQELVLPENVTASHNISTSDWRGRFNNLSADMISRNTARNYGIPTVLKAKRESIATEHWTDVLLHTLIRSRDFEATNEEDKVYALFKLIEDSVNVRKMPLLRPKYREDCSPAKTYLKVAVQLLRDCEELLILSCVEGRSFQRVKIGDRPLPSWVPDWSVRKPLGLRITGYKRYCADACFTLADADLSRETKLRIWPAVVSEDDLTVIIRGLKVDEISFRGESKQDIQKGSPFPQLLNMLMSLPTQYPTTGEDRLEALWRTLITNTTNDRRFPIENSSPLDAGFAKWFAERVNSVVMSEGEDRRQWNELKHKFDQFCKDRKAWMSTVDDTPELPSSAAAEYASLFAHGMHLRPFLTEKGSLGLGSQDLQEGDTIWVVPRSRVPLIFRRVKDAGSVSDYHCELVGGAYLHGFMDGRALLTAAAKGGVRLSDRLKTIIIH